In the genome of Natronomonas salina, the window GAAAGCCTCAAGAAGATCACCACGGAGCTGGATCTCAAGTTCAGTCCGAGCCATATCTTCATCGGTCGTTGGCAACCATTCCACGATGGCCACCGGACGATCATCGATTCAGCCGCAGACAACGGGAAGAACGTCATTATCGCCATCCGCGACACCGAACTCAGCGAGAAGAACCCCCTCACCGCACAGGAGCGCCAGGAGCTAATCGAGGATGTCTACGAAGACCATCCGAACGTTGAGACGATGATTATTCCGGATGTCGATACCGTGGCTATCGGACGGGACGTCGGATACTCGGTCGTCTCGGTCCCTGAGGAGATTGCAGAGATCAGCGGGACGGAGACGCGCGAGGCGTATGAGAAGAGTGAGCTCCTCACAGGTCAGCACTTAGATGACTAATTAAATCGCCAATGACAGCTTCCCAATGACTCGAGCAGGGCTGCTGTTCGATCAGGCGGAATTACAAGATGCGATAGAGACAGGCGAGCTGACAGCATGGAAGAAGCAGAGATATCTTGCGTTCAGGGAGACGATGCGGGAGAGTCGTTATCCGTGTCATTTTGCAGTCCAAGCGGAACGTACCGATTCCGCTCGGTACCTCTTCGCCGGGGATGCTCATGATCGGGATGCGCTTCTCAAAGTGAGAGAGGGATTGCGACAGTATCTCGAACAGTATCAGTCGATAGCCGAACGAACGACGCTAGTAATCTTTTTCGAGCCACCTAGTGAAGAGCAATGTGAAGAGGAGTACCGTGCGCAATTCTGGCGCGTTCTCGAATTCCTCAACAATCGAGATCCGGAGCCATGGCCTCGCGGCGTTCCCGAAGACCCGGATGATCCCGAATGGGAATTCTGCTTCTCCGGAGAACCGATGTTCATCGTCGGACGTGCGCCGTTCTATACAGATCGGAAGAGCCGGTATACGCCCTATGGACTCGAAATAACGATCCAGCCACGGCGGATACTCGACGACATTACCGGAGATACAATAGAAGGTCAGCAGGCACGCTCCGCCATCAACGATCGGTTAGAGGAATACGATGATGTTGCTCCCCATCCTGACATTGGCGATTATAATGATCCCAACAGTCGAGAATGGAAACAGTATCTCCTTCCGGCATCGAACGAGGAGAGTTTGGGTGAATTTCCCTTCGAGATAGATACAGAGTGAGTGGAAACTGTGACCGCTATAGATATGACCCAGCGTGGGAGGCGGAGGATTCAGCAGTCGTTCGTGATCGACTCGACCGCATCAGCCGGACGGCTCAGGAGGTGATCGATCTGCGTACGACGTATCTCGATCCCTAACTCTCCCCCGCGTTCTTGCTCCTGCCGTACCTACCGGTACCATGGACGTCACCGTCTACGGCCAACTGCGGGCGGCCACCGGCGAGAAGACCGTCCGCGTAGAGGGCGACGTCAAGACGGTCGACGATGCACTCGAACGCTTCCTCGAGGCGTATCCCCGAGCGGAACAGCACGTCCTCGACGAGGATGGCGAGGTTCGTCCAAGCGTCCGTATCGTACTCGATGGCGATCAAGTCGACCTCGACAGCGATTGTCCATCGGACGCGACTCTTCAGCTCTTCCCCGCAATGGAGGGTGGCTGCACAGAGACGCACACCAGCGGCGAGTAGCAGCACAGAACCGGGAAAAGAGATGCGCCGGACCTCCGTGACCAGACCCGCTACAGGT includes:
- a CDS encoding ubiquitin-like small modifier protein 1 — protein: MDVTVYGQLRAATGEKTVRVEGDVKTVDDALERFLEAYPRAEQHVLDEDGEVRPSVRIVLDGDQVDLDSDCPSDATLQLFPAMEGGCTETHTSGE
- a CDS encoding YqcI/YcgG family protein, whose product is MTRAGLLFDQAELQDAIETGELTAWKKQRYLAFRETMRESRYPCHFAVQAERTDSARYLFAGDAHDRDALLKVREGLRQYLEQYQSIAERTTLVIFFEPPSEEQCEEEYRAQFWRVLEFLNNRDPEPWPRGVPEDPDDPEWEFCFSGEPMFIVGRAPFYTDRKSRYTPYGLEITIQPRRILDDITGDTIEGQQARSAINDRLEEYDDVAPHPDIGDYNDPNSREWKQYLLPASNEESLGEFPFEIDTE